A DNA window from Megalobrama amblycephala isolate DHTTF-2021 linkage group LG11, ASM1881202v1, whole genome shotgun sequence contains the following coding sequences:
- the dtl gene encoding denticleless protein homolog, with the protein MTLFHHVVDRGVIKRRCNGQRRDYPLSSLLDGYQCGRQDEHISYGASAAAVPPFGCTFSSAPGQQNSLAVANEEGFVTIFNTGEKQSSVLKEWQAHDNAVFDIAWVPGTNSLVTASGDQTARLWDVITGDLLGTFKGHQCSLKSVAFSKQERAVFSTGGRDGNIMIWDTRCIKKDGFYRQVKQISGAHMKPERYTPQTKKRRGMAPPVDSQQGVTVVLFCDENKLISSGAVDGIIKMWDLRKNYTAYYHNPLPLQTYPYPGSCTRKLGYSGLSLDSTGSRLFSNCTDDNIYMFNISGLKTTPVAVFSGHSNSSFYVKSSVSPDDQFLASGSSDHHAYIWKISDPKQAPMMLQGHSQEVTSVAWCPTDFTKIASCSDDNTVRIWRLNRRPDRENASNRETNIVGWTLRKVQSPNRIPGPYSPVELTPAKSPGSERVVSLSSPQPAACAPTGADLPLPSNTSAPSAKLSSPKIPSSIQQWFSRSSSPGHHGTSPLRKVLTPVLQGPSSERRAKRRLDTGDCARSGLEEERDGVSELYPDVKRSRSSVSAENCSEEKGDIFSLQTDERLCSTHQVGTGKENSSPRRTDWLSVMSQRFKGSTQPKSPNGSSKRQDARTHSAPAVISPRPMRVVSSPPTKKASPTRPMKKISSYFMKRTQD; encoded by the exons ATGACTCTTTTTCACCATGTTGTTGATCGAGGAGTTATAAAAAGAAGGTGCAATG GTCAGCGTCGGGACTATCCGCTGTCCTCTCTGCTGGACGGATATCAGTGCGGTCGACAGGATGAACATATTTCATATGGAGCCTCAGCTGCTGCTGTGCCGCCGTTTGGATGCACGTTTTCCTCTG CCCCTGGCCAACAGAACAGCCTTGCTGTTGCAAATGAAGAAGGGTTTGTGACCATCttcaacactggagaaaaacagaGCTCTGTCCTGAAAG AGTGGCAGGCACATGATAATGCTGTTTTTGATATTGCATGGGTTCCTGGTACAAATAGCTTG gtaacaGCGTCTGGTGACCAAACCGCCCGTCTGTGGGACGTTATCACTGGTGACCTGCTGGGAACTTTTAAAGGACATCAATGCAGTCTTAAATCAGTGGCTTTTTCCAAGCAAGAGAGAG CTGTGTTTAGCACTGGAGGCAGAGATGGGAACATAATGATTTGGGATACAAGATGcattaaaaaag ATGGTTTCTACAGGCAAGTAAAACAGATCAGTGGTGCCCATATGAAACCTGAAAGATATACACCTCAAACAAAGAAGAGACGTGGGATGGCGCCCCCTGTG GACTCCCAGCAGGGTGTGACAGTGGTTTTGTTTTGCGACGAGAACAAGCTCATCTCCTCGGGAGCAGTAGATGG GATCATTAAAATGTGGGATTTGCGGAAGAACTACACTGCGTACTACCACAACCCCCTCCCTCTACAGACCTATCCTTACCCAGGTTCCTGCACACGCAAACTAG GTTATTCTGGTCTGTCACTGGACTCTACTGGCTCCAGACTGTTCTCCAACTGCACAGATGACAATATCTACATGTTCAATATCAGTGGTTTGAAAACCACTCCAg TTGCTGTATTCAGTGGCCACAGTAACTCCTCATTTTATGTGAAGTCCAGTGTCAGCCCAGACGACCAGTTCCTGGCCAGTGGCTCGAGTGACCATCATGCTTACATATGGAAG ATTTCAGACCCAAAACAAGCTCCCATGATGCTTCAGGGCCATAGCCAGGAAGTCACATCAGTGGCCTGGTGCCCCACTGATTTCACCAAG ATCGCTTCCTGCTCTGATGACAACACTGTTAGGATTTGGCGCCTGAACCGCAGACCAGACAGAGAAAACGCATCGAACCGAGAGACAAACATCGTAGGCTGGACACTTCGTAAAGTCCAGTCACCAAACAGAATTCCTG GCCCTTACAGCCCCGTTGAGCTCACTCCAGCCAAAAGTCCTGGCTCAGAGAGGGTCGTCTCTCTGTCTTCACCCCAGCCTGCTGCTTGTGCCCCTACGGGTGCTGATTTACCCCTCCCATCAAACACCTCTGCACCTTCAGCCAAGCTCAGCAGCCCCAAAATCCCCTCATCTATCCAGCAATGGTTCAGCCGCAGCAGTTCCCCGGGTCACCATGGTACATCTCCTCTTCGTAAGGTGCTCACACCTGTCCTCCAGGGCCCTTCCTCGGAACGTCGCGCAAAGCGACGACTAGACACAGGTGATTGTGCTAGATCTGGTTTGGAAGAGGAAAGGGACGGGGTGTCTGAATTGTATCCCGACGTAAAGAGGAGCAGGAGTTCGGTGAGCGCAGAGAACTGTTCTGAGGAGAAAGGTGACATATTCAGTTTGCAAACAGATGAGAGGCTCTGCTCAACTCATCAAGTTGGCACTGGCAAAGAGAACAGCTCTCCGAGAAGGACTGATTGGCTGTCTGTGATGAGCCAGAGATTTAAAGGATCGACTCAACCCAAAAGCCCGAACGGTAGCAGCAAACGGCAGGATGCAAGAACACACAGCGCTCCA